The Oryza glaberrima chromosome 9, OglaRS2, whole genome shotgun sequence genome includes a window with the following:
- the LOC127783974 gene encoding probable purine permease 11, with product MVDMLMLLVGEAMAPLLTRLYYNSGGNSLWMVTLAQSAGAPLLVIPFLLTPRAAAVGEPRPAPAASKMVAICVALGLVVGCDNLMYSYAMLYLPVSTFSLLAATQLAFNAVTSRLINAQRFTPLVVNSVVVLTFSAALLGVDDPSSSSSVGGGAGGDAVQRGKHAAGVVLTLSASAVYALILSLFEATFDKVIGAATPRWVLKMQISTNAVAATVSATALFASGEWRTIGGEMAAFKGGKAAYAATVVGVAVGWQAATLGAVRLIARVSSLFANVTGTLALPMVPVLAVALFGDKMTGTKVVAMLMAVWGFLSYVYQHYLDGRRAAAREGRVHAAAGCGICTDQMNYS from the coding sequence ATGGTGGACATGCTGATGCTGCTCGTCGGGGAGGCAATGGCGCCTCTCCTCACCCGCCTCTACTACAACTCCGGCGGCAACAGCCTATGGATGGTCACGCTCGCGCAGTCCGCCGGAGCGCCGCTGCtggtcatccccttcctcctcacgccgcgggccgccgccgtcggggagcctcggccggcgccggcggcatccAAGATGGTCGCCATCTGCGTGGCCCTCGGGCTCGTCGTCGGCTGCGACAACCTCATGTACTCGTACGCCATGCTGTACCTGCCGGTGTCCACGTTCTCGCTCCTCGCCGCGACGCAGCTGGCGTTCAACGCGGTCACGTCGCGCCTCATCAACGCGCAGCGGTTCACGCCGCTCGTCGTCAACTCCGTCGTCGTGCTCACCTTctccgccgcgctgctcggcgTCGacgacccctcctcctcctcctccgtcggcggcggcgccggcggcgacgccgttcAGCGTGGCAagcacgccgccggcgtcgtcctcaCCCTGTCCGCGTCCGCCGTCTACGCGCTCATCCTGTCCCTGTTCGAGGCCACCTTCGACAAGGTGATCGGAGCAGCGACGCCGCGGTGGGTGCTCAAGATGCAGATCTCCACGAACGCGGTGGCCGCGACGGTGTCGGCGACGGCGCTGTTCGCGTCGGGGGAGTGGAGGACGATCGGCGGCGAGATGGCGGCGTTCAAGGGCGGGAAGGCGGCGTACGCGGCGACCGTGGTGGGGGTCGCCGTGGGGTGGCAGGCGGCGACGCTGGGCGCCGTGAGGCTGATCGCGAGGGTGTCGTCGCTGTTCGCGAACGTGACGGGCACCCTGGCGCTGCCGATGGTGCCGGTGCTGGCGGTGGCGCTGTTCGGGGACAAGATGACGGGCACCAAGGTGGTAGCCATGCTCATGGCCGTGTGGGGGTTTCTCTCGTACGTGTACCAGCACTACCTCgacggccggcgagcggcggcgcgagagggGAGGGTGCATGCGGCGGCTGGCTGTGGCATCTGCACAGATCAAATGAATTATTCTTAG
- the LOC127783969 gene encoding probable flavin-containing monooxygenase 1 encodes MEKIKKRVAIVGAGVSGLAACKHALERGFRPVVFEADAAGAVGGVWARTIASTRLQTPRPYFEYSDFPWPPGVTDLYPDHDQVTAYLRSYAEHFGVLECVRFGCRVAGMEYAAAGGEEEVMAWEHWAGNGEAFGTGRGEWRLTVQSGHNIELHVADFVVLCIGRFSGFPNMPRFPPGKGPEAFAGTAIHSMDYSNMGAAKAAQLVKGKRVAVVGYQKSAVDIAAECADANGASHPCTIVLRTKRWIVPDLYAWGVPVPVFYINRLSQILLHKPGDGLILSFLAILLSPLRWLFAKFVESYYKWALPMEKHGMVPDEDFMEAMCSCSVMKLPDKFYDKVEEGSIVLKKSKRFSFCKEGLVVEGDSSSETVKSDVVIFATGFNGDQKIREMFKSPLFREIVAGSPSSIVPHFRQCIHPRIPQLAIIGYAESWSNLCVSELLSKWLAHFLHGSFRLPSIKEMEEDIGEWDKYMKRYSPARFRRSCIGPVSVLCSDRLCQDMGVQRRRKKWLLADWLVPYGPADYADINLNS; translated from the exons ATGGAGAAGATCAAGAAGAGGGTGGccatcgtcggcgccggcgtgaGCGGCCTCGCCGCGTGCAAGCACGCGCTGGAGCGCGGCTTCCGGCCCGTCGTCTTCGAGGCCGACGCGGcgggcgccgtcggcggcgtgTGGGCGCGCACCATCGCTTCCACGCGGCTCCAGACGCCGCGCCCCTACTTCGAGTACTCCGACTTCCCGTGGCCGCCGGGCGTCACCGACCTGTACCCGGACCACGACCAGGTGACGGCCTACCTGCGCTCCTACGCGGAGCACTTCGGCGTGCTGGAGTGCGTCCGCTTCGGCTGCCGCGTCGCCGGCATGgagtacgccgccgccggcggggaggaggaggtcatGGCCTGGGAGCACTGGGCCGGCAATGGCGAGGCGTTCGGCACCGGCCGCGGCGAGTGGCGGCTCACTGTGCAGAGCGGCCACAACATTGAG CTGCACGTCGCGGATTTCGTGGTGCTGTGCATCGGACGGTTCAGCGGCTTCCCCAACATGCCGAGATTTCCACCGGGCAAAGGGCCAGAGGCGTTCGCCGGCACGGCGATCCACTCCATGGACTACTCCAACATGGGCGCCGCGAAGGCGGCTCAGCTCGTCAAGGGCaagcgcgtcgccgtcgtcggctacCAGAAATCCGCCGTCGACATCGCCGCCGAGTGCGCAGACGCCAATG GGGCGTCGCATCCGTGCACGATAGTGCTACGCACGAAGCGATGGATCGTGCCGGACTTGTACGCTTGGGGCGTCCCGGTTCCGGTGTTCTACATCAACCGTTTGTCCCAGATCTTGCTTCACAAGCCTGGGGATGGCTTGATCCTTAGCTTTCTAGCCATCCTCTTATCACCACTG AGATGGCTCTTCGCCAAGTTTGTTGAGAGCTACTACAAATGGGCTCTCCCCATGGAGAAGCACGGCATGGTGCCGGACGAGGATTTCATGGAGGCCATGTGCTCATGCTCTGTGATGAAGCTACCGGACAAGTTCTACGACAAGGTGGAGGAAGGAAGCATCGTTCTGAAGAAATCGAAGAGATTCAGCTTCTGCAAGGAAGGCCTGGTCGTGGAAGGCGACTCGTCTTCAGAGACCGTAAAGAGCGACGTGGTGATCTTCGCTACAGGGTTCAATGGCGACCAGAAGATCAGGGAGATGTTCAAATCACCATTGTTCAGAGAGATTGTGGCCGGCTCACCTTCCAGCATAGTTCCACACTTCAG ACAATGCATCCATCCTAGGATCCCACAGCTGGCGATCATCGGCTACGCTGAAAGCTGGTCGAACCTCTGCGTGTCCGAGCTACTGTCCAAGTGGCTGGCACATTTCCTCCATGGAAGCTTCAGATTGCCAAGCAtaaaggagatggaggaggacatAGGTGAATGGGACAAGTACATGAAGCGGTATTCTCCCGCCCGTTTCCGTCGATCTTGCATTGGGCCGGTGAGCGTGCTGTGCAGTGATCGGCTGTGCCAAGACATGGGGGTTCAACGACGGAGGAAGAAGTGGTTGCTGGCAGATTGGTTGGTACCCTACGGACCAGCCGATTACGCTGATATCAACTTGAACAGCTGA
- the LOC127783970 gene encoding probable flavin-containing monooxygenase 1, producing the protein MDHRTKRVAIVGAGTSGVAACKHLLARGFRPVVFDAGASVGGQWTRTLASTRLQSPHVAYRFSDFPWPDSVDWYPRHDQVVDYLAAYARRFAVDERVRFRSTVLAAEFVGDDAADGWERWNGNGEAFGDGSGAWRLTVHHDDTDTTQVYEFDFLILCIGRFSGVPNIPAFPPAGGPDVFRGRVIHSMEFSDMDDADAAALVKGKRVVVVGSGKSAFDIAAECAEANGVEQPCTMICRSPRWLLHDTNVWGKVDIGYIYFTRFAELMVRKPGAGVSSNLLATFLSPLGWLISKLTEAYYKKEIPMEEHGMSPEYGLSKSLSSCLIGMLPERFYDKVKEGSVVIKRSAKSFTFRDDGLVLDDDGGGGGERVVQADLVILATGFRGDEKLRRMFASRRVRDIVAGSPETAAPLYRECVHPRVPQMAVIGYSESATNIQTCEMLAKWVARLLDGAFRLPPVRRMEASVAEWGRYMRRSAGEEHFRRSCLGGVGIWYSDELCRDMGCDPRRKKGLLAEWFQPYGAVDYADIQ; encoded by the exons ATGGATCACCGGACGAAGCGGGTGGCCATCGTCGGCGCCGGAACGAGCGGCGTCGCGGCGTGCAAGCACCTCCTGGCGAGGGGCTTCCGGCCGGTGGTGTTCGACGCCGGCGCGTCCGTCGGCGGCCAGTGGACGCGCACGCTCGCGTCCACCAGGCTCCAGTCGCCGCACGTCGCCTACCGCTTCTCCGACTTCCCGTGGCCGGACTCCGTCGACTGGTACCCGCGCCACGACCAGGTCGTCGACTACCTCGCCGCCTACGCGCGCCGCTTCGCCGTCGACGAGCGCGTCAGGTTCCGGTCCACGGTCCTCGCCGCGGAgttcgtcggcgacgacgcggcggacgGGTGGGAGCGGTGGAACGGCAACGGCGAGGCGTTCGGCGACGGCTCCGGCGCGTGGCGCCTCACCGTGCACCACGACGACACGGACACCACGCAG GTGTACGAGTTCGACTTCCTCATCCTCTGCATCGGGAGGTTCAGCGGCGTGCCGAACATCCCGGCGTTCCCGCCCGCCGGCGGCCCCGACGTGTTCCGTGGGCGGGTGATCCATTCCATGGAGTTCTCCGACATGGACGACGCGGACGCCGCGGCGCTCGTCAAGGGCaagcgcgtcgtcgtcgtcggctccgGCAAGTCCGCCTTCGACATCGCCGCCGAGTGCGCCGAGGCCAACG GCGTCGAGCAGCCGTGCACGATGATTTGCAGGAGCCCACGGTGGCTACTGCACGACACCAATGTCTGGGGCAAGGTGGACATCGGCTACATCTACTTCACCCGCTTCGCCGAGCTGATGGTCCGGAAGCCCGGCGCCGGCGTCTCGTCAAACCTCCTCGCCACGTTCCTGTCACCTCTG GGGTGGTTGATCTCGAAGCTGACAGAGGCGTACTACAAGAAGGAGATACCAATGGAGGAGCACGGGATGTCGCCGGAGTACGGGCTGTCGAAGTCGCTCTCGTCGTGCCTGATCGGCATGCTGCCGGAGAGGTTCTACGACAAGGTGAAGGAAGGCAGCGTCGTCATCAAGAGGTCGGCGAAGTCCTTCACCTTCCGCGACGACGGCCTGGtgctggacgacgacggcggcggcggcggcgagcgcgtcgtcCAGGCCGACCTGGTGATCCTCGCCACGGGGTTCCGCGGCGACGAGAAGCTGAGGCGCATGTTCGCGTCGCGCCGGGTGAGGGACatcgtcgccggctcgccggagaCCGCCGCGCCGCTGTACAGGGAGTGCGTGCACCCGCGCGTGCCGCAGATGGCGGTGATCGGGTACTCGGAGAGCGCGACGAACATCCAGACGTGCGAGATGCTGGCCAAGTGGGTGGCGCGGCTGCTGGACGGCGCGTTCCGGCTGCCGCCGGTGCGGCGGATGGAGGCGAGCGTGGCGGAGTGGGGGAGGTACATGAGGCggagcgccggcgaggagcactTCCGGCGGTCGtgcctcggcggcgtcggcatctGGTACAGCGACGAGCTGTGCCGCGACATGGGGTGCGAcccgaggaggaagaaggggctcCTCGCCGAGTGGTTCCAGCCCTACGGCGCCGTCGATTACGCCGATATccagtaa